The Desulfonatronospira thiodismutans ASO3-1 region CCAGGGATCGGAAGCCGTGTGATAGCCGGTTTCATGCCTGGCCTGCACAACCTCAGGATAATCAATATAGCTGGACATGCCCTCGAATTCCTCCCGGTGCTGGCGGGAATCGGCAATGATCATACCCTGGGCGTCCAGGACGGAAACCCGGGCATCATCAAGAAAATCCAGGGATTTTAGAATACTGTCCAGCTTTTCAGGCTTTTTTTCTTCCTCCTGTGCAATTATCCACTGAACGATCTCCATTCTTTCCTGGACATATTGCAGGTGCTGGCTGTCCACCTTTTGCTCCACAGACTGGATGAAGTAATTGGAAGGCACAGCCAGCGAGAATACAAGTACCAGCCAGAAGGATACAATGAGCTTGACTTTGAGGGAAAATTCTCTTTGCATGCTTTTTTCAGAGCCCGCAATGTTGTTTTATGCTTACTGCAGTTTTTCTGTACTGAATTTATATCCCAGCCCCCTGGCGGTCTGAATCAAATCTGAGTAGGGTTCAAGCTTGGCCCGCAGTCTGCGTACGTGGGTATCAACCGTACGGGCGTACCCCTCAAACTCGTAGCCCCAGACATTGTTTAAAAGACGTTCCCTGGTGAGCACCCTGCCCTCGTTTTGAACCATTTCCTGGAGCAGCTTCATCTCCGTAGCGGTGAGGCTTACATTAATACCGTCCACCTTGAACTCCATAGCCTCAAAGTCAAACTCCAGGCCTTTATGTTTCCAGATCCTTTCCACACCGGAATCAGACCTGTACTCCCGGCGCAGCACCGCCTTGATGCGCAGAAGAAGCTCACGGATGCTGAACGGCTTGACCACGTAATCGTCAGCGCCCAGCTCAAAACCCACCACCCGGTCCATCTCTTCGCTCTTGGCCGTGACCATGATGACTATGATGTCCTTGAGTTTGTCATCCTTTTTCAGGCGGCGACAGACCTCCAGGCCGTCCATGTGCGGCAGCATCAGGTCCAGGATGATCAGTTCAGGCTGCTCTTCTCTGGCGATTTTAAGCCCGTCATAGCCGTTGTCTGTGAGAAACACCCTGTACCCTGCTGCTTCCAGATTTATGTGCAGCAGGTTCTGGATATCCTCTTCATCCTCTATGACCAGGATCTTGCTTTTTTTCATGCTGCTTACCTTTTTTGCAATGGTTTTAAAGGCTGTTAATTCAACCTTGATGCCATAATATGAAGTCTGCGTTACAGTTTGATGACAACCGGCCAAAAATGTTGGTAAGCATTCTGGGGGTGCCGGAATCACGCCTCTAGCGTGACCAGGGGACAGTCCCGCACTTATTTTTTTCTGATAAACATTCAGATGTGAGCTTTATAAAAATAAGTGCGGGACTGTCCCCAGGCCTGGTGCCAGGGACTAAAACTGAGTACCCCCTGAATGCTTACAAATGTTGGAACCGGCAACTTCATAAAAACAGACTGGAGCATGATTATCAAGTCAGGAAAGCAGGAGCAGGCGCATGTGCAGAATATTCCTGCTGCTAAAAAAGATTCAGGCTGGACTTAATATAAGGTGGGCATTAATTAACAGGCATCAGTCCACCCTCGATAACATCCCAAAATAATGAACAGGGTGCAATCAGGAATTTTCATTTACATATTGTTGCAGCCTGTCCATGCCTTTCTCTATGTTTTCCAGGGAGTTGGCGTAGGAAAACCTGATATGGCCTTCAGCGCAGTCGCCGAAATCAATTCCCGGGGTAACGCCCACTCCGGCCTTTTCCAGGATATCAAAGGCCAGCCGGTAGGAATTCATAGACAAAAAACCGGCATCGGCAAGTATATAAAAGGCCCCGGTGGGTTCAGCTCCAATGCCGAAACCCATACCCTTCAGTCTTTCCAGCATGTACTTTCGTCTCTGATTGTAGACCTCTTTCATATGACTGACATCCGCCCGGGCCTTTTCCAGTGCTGCCACAGCTGCCCATTGGGCCACGGAATTGGCGGAGATAAAAAAGTTCTGATGCAGGGTCTGCAAAGTCCTGACAAAAGGCTCCGGGGCAATGAGATAGCCCAGACGCCACCCGGTCATGGCATAAAGCTTGGAAAAACCGTTCAGGACAAAGGCCCTGTCGGTAAATTCCAGGATGCTTCTCTCCCTGCCTTCGTAGACCAGGCCGTGATATATCTCGTCCGAGACCATCCAGGGACCAAGTTCTGCCAGTTCCTGCAGGACCTGATCCGTCAGGAGATTGCCCGTGGGGTTTGAGGGTGAATTTATAAATATGGCTTTGACATCCCGGCTCAGATGTTTTCTGACCTTATCCGGATGCAGTTGAAACCCGTCTTCCCGGCTGGTGGGAATTTTTATCTGCCTGCCCCCTGCAAAACAGATAAAGCTTGGATAGCAGGCATAGTGGGGATCCGGCAGGATGACTCCGTCCCCTGGATGCAGCAGGGTAGAAAAAAGCAGCAGCATGGCCGGGGATGTCCCTGAAGTAACCAGGATTCTGTCGGGATCCACCTGCACCGAGTAATTGTTCTGGTAATGCCTGCTGATGGCCTGCCTGAGTTCCGGGATGCCCAGGCTGTGGGTGTAATGAGTGCAGCCTTTGTGCATGGCCTCATGTGCTGCCTCTTTGACACATTCCGGGGTATCGAAGTCAGGCTCTCCAATCTCCAGGTGAATTATATCCCTGCCGCCCTTTTCCATCTCCTTGGCCCGCTCCAGGATTTCCATGACGTAAAACGGCTTTATCCCGGAACAGCGCTCTGCAATGCTTGCTTCAGACATGATGATTACAGGTTTACCTGCAGCCCCTTCTGCTGCAGATACTTTTTGACTTCGGTGATGCTCAGGGTGCGGTAATGAAATACTGAGGCCGCCAGCAGGATCTGCGCCCCGCCATCAACAACGCCCTGGTAAAAATGTTCCAGCTCCCCGGCTCCCCCGGAGGCCACCACAGGCAGATCAACAGCATCAGATATGGCCCGGGTAAACTCCAGGTCATAACCGTTTTTTGTGCCGTCTCCGTCCATACTGGTGGGCAGAAGGCATCCTGCACCGCGGTCCTGGCATTCCCGGGCCCAGGCCACTGCGTCCCTGCCTACGGGTCTGGTGCCTCCGGATACTACCAGTTCAAAACCGGAGGGCATCTGCGGGTTGCGCCGGCCATCCAGGGCCACGGTGACCCGGTGAGATCCGCATTCTCCGGCCGCCTGATCTATAAGTTCAGGGTTTTTGACCGCGGCGCTGCTCATGGAAACCTTGTCCGCCCCGGCATCCAGGACCATCTTGATATCGTCCAGGGAGGATATGCCTCCTCCCACGGTAAGGGGAATGCTTATCACCGAGGATACGCTGCGTACCCACTCCAGCCGGGTCTTTCTGTTTTCCTGGGTGGCGGAAATATCCAGGATGGCCAGTTCATCCGCCCCCTGACGCTGGTAAAAGGCCGCATGCTCCATGGGATCTCCGGCATCGGTTATGTTTACGAAGTTTACTCCCTTGACTACCCGGCCTTCCTTCATATCCAGGCAGGGCATAATCTTGACTGTTTTCATGTATTATTTCCTTATGGTGTTTGGATTGCCACTAAAGCGAAACTTATTATTGACCTTCGGGGACTGTCCTGCACTTAATTTACTGAACACAGTCGGAGCTGCGAATAACTGAAGGTAATTGAGCATTTAGAACGAACCACCCCCGACCCCTCCTTAACCAAGGAGGGGAGTAGACCGTGCTGAAAACTTAATTTTGATGCATAGAAACCACGAACCACGAACCAGGAACTGGGAACTGGGAACCAAAAAAAGGTCAATGAGCATTTAGAACGAACCACCCCCGACCCCTCCTTAACCAAGGAGGGGAGTAGACCGTGCTGAAAACTTAATTTTGATGCATAGAAACCACGAGCCACTAACCAGGAACTGGGAACCAGGACACACAAACCAGGAACCAGGAACTGGGAACTGGGAACCAGGACACACAAACCAGGAACCAGGAACTATGAACCAGGAACCAAAAAAGTAGTTACTTGTAAGTTTCGCTGCTGTGATATCGTGATGTTTCAAACATCGGTAATGGTAAACTGTCCGTCCCGGTAAATGGTCAGGACCTCTCCACTCTTGAGGTATGCATGCACCTCTTTGGGTTCGGTGCTGACAAGATCCCAGTGCAGGGCGGAGTCGTTGAAACCCATTTCCTCCTTGAGTTCAGGCGTCAGCTGTGATGAATCTTCGGCAAAGGTGTCTGCATAGGAGGCGCCCAGGGCAATATGGCAATTGCCGTTGTCTCCGCCGAAATTTTCATCAAAAAGGGTGTGGGCCATAAAACTGCTGATGCGGGAGAAACGCTTATCCGTCAATGAAAATTCCCCCACCATGGACGCTCCTTCATCCATTCTGACCTGCTTTTTTAGGAATTCTTCACCCTCTTCAGCGCTGATTTCCTGCAGTCTGCCGTCCTTGAACTCAAGCCTTACCCCGCGCACCAGGTTGCCGCTGCGGTAGGACGGCTGGTCTGAAAAGAATACGCCCTGGGTTTTCCTGTAGTCAGGAGAAAGAAAAAGCTCGAAGCTGGGGATATTATGCCCTGAAAGGCCAACCCACCTGCGTTTTTCCCCGGGGTACACCTTCAGGTCCGTATTTTTTGACAAAACATGAAAGTATTCCACATCCATACTGTCTAACCATTCTTTTATCCGCTTAGATTGCTCGAATATATCCTCC contains the following coding sequences:
- a CDS encoding response regulator transcription factor, encoding MKKSKILVIEDEEDIQNLLHINLEAAGYRVFLTDNGYDGLKIAREEQPELIILDLMLPHMDGLEVCRRLKKDDKLKDIIVIMVTAKSEEMDRVVGFELGADDYVVKPFSIRELLLRIKAVLRREYRSDSGVERIWKHKGLEFDFEAMEFKVDGINVSLTATEMKLLQEMVQNEGRVLTRERLLNNVWGYEFEGYARTVDTHVRRLRAKLEPYSDLIQTARGLGYKFSTEKLQ
- a CDS encoding pyridoxal phosphate-dependent aminotransferase, whose amino-acid sequence is MSEASIAERCSGIKPFYVMEILERAKEMEKGGRDIIHLEIGEPDFDTPECVKEAAHEAMHKGCTHYTHSLGIPELRQAISRHYQNNYSVQVDPDRILVTSGTSPAMLLLFSTLLHPGDGVILPDPHYACYPSFICFAGGRQIKIPTSREDGFQLHPDKVRKHLSRDVKAIFINSPSNPTGNLLTDQVLQELAELGPWMVSDEIYHGLVYEGRERSILEFTDRAFVLNGFSKLYAMTGWRLGYLIAPEPFVRTLQTLHQNFFISANSVAQWAAVAALEKARADVSHMKEVYNQRRKYMLERLKGMGFGIGAEPTGAFYILADAGFLSMNSYRLAFDILEKAGVGVTPGIDFGDCAEGHIRFSYANSLENIEKGMDRLQQYVNENS
- the hisF gene encoding imidazole glycerol phosphate synthase subunit HisF, encoding MKTVKIMPCLDMKEGRVVKGVNFVNITDAGDPMEHAAFYQRQGADELAILDISATQENRKTRLEWVRSVSSVISIPLTVGGGISSLDDIKMVLDAGADKVSMSSAAVKNPELIDQAAGECGSHRVTVALDGRRNPQMPSGFELVVSGGTRPVGRDAVAWARECQDRGAGCLLPTSMDGDGTKNGYDLEFTRAISDAVDLPVVASGGAGELEHFYQGVVDGGAQILLAASVFHYRTLSITEVKKYLQQKGLQVNL
- a CDS encoding aminopeptidase; this translates as MFTQQELEKYAQVMFWGMRKARKHPFAPGDIVLIRSDLSCIPLAHELFRMFLQQQYHPVLRLIPPEEIEKTFFTMAHDSHLDFQLPGDRELYSSLNGMISLLGPQSLTHLRDIDPSRIGRFAVAKKYLRDILERRESQGSFGWSLCLYPTDELAAKAGLTLEEYKNQIVQAVYLDKDDPVFIWEDIFEQSKRIKEWLDSMDVEYFHVLSKNTDLKVYPGEKRRWVGLSGHNIPSFELFLSPDYRKTQGVFFSDQPSYRSGNLVRGVRLEFKDGRLQEISAEEGEEFLKKQVRMDEGASMVGEFSLTDKRFSRISSFMAHTLFDENFGGDNGNCHIALGASYADTFAEDSSQLTPELKEEMGFNDSALHWDLVSTEPKEVHAYLKSGEVLTIYRDGQFTITDV